In a single window of the Chloroflexota bacterium genome:
- a CDS encoding type II toxin-antitoxin system HicB family antitoxin — MAALTDYIQVAMHRAEYEKLEDGTFYGQIPGLNGLYGSGKTLESCREELQSALEDWIVFGLRNRATIPSIDHVDLNVARVG, encoded by the coding sequence ATGGCAGCTCTCACGGACTATATACAGGTAGCCATGCATCGAGCGGAATATGAAAAACTCGAGGATGGCACATTCTACGGCCAGATCCCGGGTCTGAATGGTCTCTACGGTAGCGGCAAGACATTGGAAAGCTGCCGGGAAGAACTCCAGAGCGCCCTCGAAGACTGGATCGTTTTCGGGCTCCGAAATCGCGCGACTATTCCGTCGATTGATCACGTTGACCTGAATGTTGCTCGGGTTGGGTGA
- the leuB gene encoding 3-isopropylmalate dehydrogenase, translated as MKFTIAVVAGDGIGPDVVAEGISILNRIGELYGHQFEFKQALIGGCCIDAHGVAITDETVAMAKKTNAVLLGAVGGPKWDDPKAPTRPEDGLLRIRKDLQLFANLRPVKTHPQLLDSTPIKADLLRDVDMLVIRELTGGLYFGKPKRRWETPRGRKAVDTMAYSEKEIARVVTVGFEMARRRRKKLTSVDKANVLTTSRVWREIAIEIGKSYPDVKLEHMLVDTCAMNLIRNPRSFDVIVTENTFGDILTDEAAVLAGSMGMLPSASLGGARLAKGGAMEGKKLFGLYEPIHGSAPDIAGQNKANPLATILSVALLLRYSCGLPKEAEAVEQAVQGILESGLRTFDIAKPGEPWLGTKEMGAKVREAIQR; from the coding sequence ATGAAGTTCACTATCGCTGTGGTGGCCGGAGACGGCATCGGCCCCGACGTCGTCGCTGAGGGCATCAGCATCCTCAATCGCATCGGCGAGTTGTACGGGCACCAGTTCGAGTTCAAGCAGGCCCTCATCGGAGGCTGCTGCATAGACGCCCACGGCGTCGCGATTACGGATGAGACGGTGGCGATGGCGAAGAAGACGAACGCGGTGCTCCTGGGCGCCGTGGGCGGGCCCAAGTGGGACGACCCCAAGGCGCCCACGCGCCCGGAGGACGGCCTGCTGCGCATCCGCAAGGACCTGCAGCTCTTCGCCAACCTGCGCCCGGTGAAGACCCATCCCCAGCTCCTGGACTCCACGCCCATCAAGGCAGACCTCCTCCGGGACGTGGACATGCTCGTCATCCGGGAACTGACTGGCGGCCTCTACTTCGGCAAGCCGAAGAGGCGCTGGGAAACGCCGCGCGGGCGCAAGGCCGTGGACACCATGGCCTACAGCGAAAAAGAGATCGCCCGTGTGGTCACCGTCGGCTTCGAGATGGCGCGGCGGCGGCGCAAGAAGCTGACCTCCGTGGACAAGGCAAACGTCCTCACCACCTCCCGCGTCTGGCGCGAGATCGCCATCGAGATCGGCAAGAGCTACCCGGACGTGAAGCTGGAGCACATGCTGGTGGATACCTGCGCCATGAACCTAATCCGGAACCCGCGCAGCTTCGATGTCATCGTGACGGAGAACACCTTCGGCGATATCCTCACGGACGAAGCGGCGGTGCTGGCGGGCTCCATGGGGATGCTTCCCTCGGCGAGCCTGGGCGGCGCGCGGCTGGCGAAGGGCGGCGCGATGGAGGGCAAGAAGCTCTTCGGCCTCTATGAGCCGATCCACGGCAGCGCGCCCGATATCGCGGGGCAGAACAAGGCAAACCCCCTGGCCACCATCCTTAGCGTGGCGCTGCTCCTGCGCTACTCCTGCGGCCTCCCCAAAGAGGCCGAAGCGGTCGAACAGGCCGTCCAGGGCATCCTGGAGAGCGGCCTCCGCACCTTCGATATCGCGAAGCCGGGCGAGCCGTGGCTCGGGACGAAGGAGATGGGCGCGAAGGTGCGCGAGGCGATCCAGCGGTAG
- a CDS encoding amidohydrolase: protein MAKQGYRVMDSDMHVMEPRDLWLTYLDDRFKAYAPTIAPQGEHGRIGWTSQGKALPAFSDHPLRGPLNKARYDQNHPKTKRYAGAKAQGYGAASQLEAMDVEGIDVAVAFRTIGGHVIAIDDMDAELAAALCRAFNRWLADYCARDPKRLKATAVIPLHDVRLGIREAEYAVGTLGHAALTLPTNPVKRRPWYDKAYHPLWETAADLGVPVAFHGIQGAYQEHLSNRYMDSLMMMHAAAHPIEMMLAMGGLIYSGAFDRHPKLKAAFLEATCGWAPWWLWRLDEEQTKLGHADAMKLERKPSDYFAGRCYVACDPDEAGVPAVVQALGADNLVISTDWPHDDSLYPHAIDEFLAMEGLSAEAKRKILWENCARLYGVGQAPA, encoded by the coding sequence ATGGCGAAGCAGGGCTACCGGGTCATGGACTCCGATATGCACGTCATGGAGCCGCGCGACCTCTGGCTCACCTACCTGGACGACCGCTTCAAGGCCTACGCGCCGACCATCGCGCCCCAGGGCGAGCACGGGCGCATCGGCTGGACCAGCCAGGGCAAGGCCCTTCCAGCCTTCAGCGACCACCCCCTGCGCGGGCCGCTGAACAAGGCCCGCTACGACCAGAATCACCCTAAGACCAAGCGCTATGCCGGCGCCAAGGCCCAGGGCTATGGCGCCGCCTCCCAACTGGAGGCGATGGACGTGGAGGGGATAGACGTCGCCGTCGCCTTCCGCACCATCGGCGGCCACGTCATCGCCATAGACGATATGGATGCCGAGCTGGCCGCCGCCCTCTGCCGCGCCTTCAACCGCTGGCTCGCCGACTACTGCGCCAGGGACCCCAAGCGCCTCAAGGCTACTGCCGTCATCCCCCTGCATGATGTCCGCCTGGGCATCAGAGAGGCCGAGTACGCCGTCGGCACGCTGGGGCATGCGGCGCTTACCCTGCCGACGAATCCGGTGAAGCGGCGCCCCTGGTATGACAAGGCCTACCACCCCCTGTGGGAGACGGCCGCCGACCTGGGCGTGCCCGTGGCCTTCCACGGCATCCAGGGCGCCTACCAGGAGCATCTATCCAACCGCTACATGGATAGTCTGATGATGATGCACGCCGCGGCCCACCCCATCGAGATGATGCTGGCGATGGGCGGCCTGATCTATAGCGGCGCCTTCGACCGCCACCCCAAGCTGAAAGCAGCTTTCCTGGAGGCCACCTGCGGCTGGGCGCCCTGGTGGCTCTGGCGGCTGGACGAGGAGCAGACCAAGCTGGGCCACGCCGATGCGATGAAGCTGGAGCGCAAGCCCAGCGACTACTTCGCGGGCCGCTGCTACGTGGCCTGCGACCCGGACGAAGCGGGCGTCCCCGCGGTGGTGCAGGCGCTTGGCGCGGACAACCTGGTCATCTCCACCGATTGGCCCCACGACGATTCGCTCTACCCGCACGCCATAGACGAATTCCTGGCGATGGAGGGCCTGAGCGCGGAGGCCAAGCGGAAGATCCTTTGGGAGAACTGCGCGAGGCTGTACGGGGTGGGACAAGCCCCGGCCTGA
- a CDS encoding cytochrome c, with protein MQPAPVLSIAAAVTLVAIAVGAAACASAPSTGAPKEVVERGKALYEANCRSCHGGASGGALRDIPPPHNNNGHTWHHADQLLIDIVLNGVSIPNYEWKMPRFKDTLTEADAQAIIAHIKSWWTADQRAFQATATAQYGT; from the coding sequence ATGCAACCTGCGCCGGTTCTCAGCATCGCTGCCGCAGTCACCCTCGTCGCTATCGCGGTAGGGGCCGCCGCTTGCGCTAGCGCGCCCTCAACGGGTGCGCCCAAAGAGGTCGTCGAGCGGGGCAAGGCCCTCTATGAGGCCAACTGCCGGAGCTGCCACGGAGGCGCAAGCGGCGGCGCGCTCCGGGATATCCCGCCTCCACACAACAATAACGGCCACACCTGGCATCACGCCGACCAGCTGCTCATTGACATCGTCCTCAACGGGGTCAGCATCCCCAACTACGAATGGAAGATGCCGCGCTTCAAGGACACGCTTACGGAGGCGGACGCCCAGGCCATCATCGCGCACATCAAGAGCTGGTGGACGGCGGACCAGCGCGCCTTCCAGGCCACCGCAACGGCCCAGTACGGCACCTAG
- a CDS encoding citramalate synthase, which translates to MDSRPVELYDTTLRDGSQAEGVTFSVEDKLKIAQKLDEQGIKYIEGGWPGSNPKDADFFERAKRLKLKQAQIAAFSMTRRANVAVEKDENIKALLDAETPVITFVGKSWDLHVSKVLETSLEENLGMISDSIGYMKAKGKKVFYDAEHFFDGYKANPDYAMQTIKAAAEAGADCIILCETNGGALPSEVADIVAKVKRELPKINLGVHCHNDSELGVANSLVGVAAGATQVQGTINGLGERCGNANLISIIANLKLKYGNDCVTDSQLAKLKETSQYVYEILNRAPNPFQPYVGESAFSHKGGMHASAVAKVEQSYQHIEPEKVGNKKRITVSELSGRSNILSKAKEMGIDLSKNKEVAKKLVDIVKEMESRGFAFEGAEASFELLLRRELPGYKKPFDLVDFMVVVERARRANGKGVSEDSLAEATVKVRVDGTLQHTAAEGDGPVNALDNALRKALAQFYPKISIIKLADFKVRIVDGTVGTEASVRVFIDSTDGQRHWTTVGASPNIIDASWLALADSLEYWLIKYGK; encoded by the coding sequence ATGGACTCCAGACCAGTCGAGCTCTATGACACGACCCTCCGCGACGGCTCTCAGGCCGAAGGCGTGACCTTCTCTGTGGAAGACAAGCTGAAGATCGCCCAGAAGCTGGACGAGCAAGGGATCAAGTACATCGAAGGCGGCTGGCCCGGGTCCAACCCCAAGGACGCCGACTTCTTCGAGCGCGCCAAGAGGCTCAAGCTGAAGCAGGCCCAGATCGCGGCCTTCTCCATGACGCGCCGCGCCAACGTAGCGGTGGAGAAGGACGAGAACATCAAGGCGCTCCTGGACGCCGAGACGCCGGTCATCACCTTCGTCGGCAAGAGCTGGGACCTCCACGTCTCAAAGGTGCTGGAGACGAGCCTGGAAGAGAACCTGGGCATGATTTCCGATTCCATCGGCTATATGAAGGCGAAGGGGAAGAAGGTCTTCTACGACGCCGAGCACTTCTTCGACGGCTACAAGGCGAACCCCGACTACGCGATGCAGACGATCAAGGCCGCGGCGGAGGCGGGGGCCGACTGCATCATCCTCTGCGAGACGAACGGCGGCGCGCTGCCGAGCGAAGTCGCCGATATCGTCGCCAAGGTGAAGAGGGAGCTGCCGAAGATCAACTTGGGCGTCCACTGCCACAATGATAGCGAGCTGGGCGTGGCGAACAGCCTGGTCGGCGTCGCCGCCGGCGCGACCCAGGTGCAGGGCACCATCAACGGCCTGGGCGAGCGCTGCGGCAACGCCAACCTCATTTCCATCATCGCCAACCTCAAGCTGAAGTACGGCAACGACTGCGTGACGGACTCTCAGCTGGCCAAGCTGAAGGAGACCTCGCAGTACGTCTATGAAATCCTGAACCGCGCGCCAAACCCCTTCCAGCCCTACGTGGGCGAAAGCGCCTTCAGCCACAAGGGCGGCATGCACGCCTCGGCCGTGGCCAAGGTGGAGCAGAGCTACCAGCACATCGAGCCGGAGAAGGTGGGCAACAAGAAGCGGATCACAGTCTCCGAGCTTTCGGGCCGCAGCAACATCCTCTCCAAGGCCAAGGAGATGGGCATAGACCTCTCCAAGAACAAAGAGGTCGCGAAGAAGCTGGTGGACATCGTCAAAGAGATGGAGAGCAGGGGCTTTGCCTTCGAAGGGGCCGAGGCCTCCTTCGAGCTCCTCCTCCGCCGCGAGCTTCCCGGCTACAAGAAGCCTTTCGACCTCGTGGACTTCATGGTCGTCGTGGAGCGGGCGCGACGCGCCAACGGCAAGGGCGTCAGCGAAGATTCCCTGGCGGAGGCGACGGTGAAGGTGCGCGTGGATGGGACGCTCCAACACACGGCCGCCGAGGGGGACGGCCCGGTGAACGCCCTGGACAACGCCCTGCGGAAGGCCCTGGCGCAGTTCTACCCCAAGATCTCCATCATCAAGCTGGCCGATTTCAAGGTGCGCATCGTGGACGGCACCGTGGGCACGGAGGCCTCCGTGCGCGTCTTCATTGACTCGACGGACGGCCAGCGCCACTGGACCACGGTGGGCGCCTCGCCCAACATCATTGACGCCTCATGGCTCGCCCTGGCGGACAGCCTGGAATACTGGCTCATCAAGTACGGGAAATAG
- the leuD gene encoding 3-isopropylmalate dehydratase small subunit gives MQPFTKVTGIVAALNRVNVDTDQIIPKQFLKRVERTGFEDFLFFDWRYLPDGKPDPKFELNDPAYRGATILVAGRNFGCGSSREHAPWALNQYGFRSIISSSFADIFRNNCYQNGMVPVVLPEETVAKIMAKAKARNGYKLTVDLEKKQVYDDQGLTASFDIEEFRRYCLINGLDDIGLTLKDEGKIAAYEKKRWPETAGKKHS, from the coding sequence ATGCAACCGTTCACCAAAGTCACCGGCATCGTCGCCGCGCTGAACCGCGTCAACGTGGACACGGACCAGATCATCCCGAAGCAGTTCTTGAAGCGCGTGGAGCGCACGGGCTTCGAAGACTTCCTCTTTTTCGACTGGCGCTATCTCCCCGACGGCAAGCCGGACCCGAAGTTCGAGCTGAACGACCCGGCCTATAGGGGCGCGACCATCCTGGTCGCGGGGCGCAACTTCGGCTGCGGCTCCTCCCGCGAGCACGCGCCCTGGGCCCTCAACCAGTACGGCTTCCGCTCTATCATCTCCTCCAGCTTCGCCGATATCTTCCGCAACAACTGCTACCAGAACGGCATGGTGCCCGTGGTCCTGCCGGAGGAGACCGTGGCGAAGATCATGGCGAAGGCCAAGGCCAGGAACGGCTACAAGCTGACCGTAGACCTGGAGAAGAAGCAGGTTTACGATGACCAGGGCCTGACGGCCTCCTTTGACATCGAGGAGTTCCGCCGCTACTGCCTTATCAACGGCCTGGACGACATCGGCCTGACGCTGAAAGACGAGGGCAAGATCGCCGCCTACGAAAAGAAGCGCTGGCCGGAGACGGCAGGCAAGAAGCATAGCTGA